One part of the Vicia villosa cultivar HV-30 ecotype Madison, WI linkage group LG6, Vvil1.0, whole genome shotgun sequence genome encodes these proteins:
- the LOC131613008 gene encoding peroxidase 3-like, whose amino-acid sequence MKMRFFLVASMMLLSFLEISEGGSLRKNFYKKSCPQAEDIVKNITQQHVFSRPELPAKLLRLHFHDCFVRGCDASVLIESTASNTAEKDAIPNLSLSGFDVVQDIKDAVEAKCPGIVSCADILALTARDAVSVQFNNKQKWEVLTGRRDGTVSKSSEALINIPAPFHNITTLGQIFASKKLTLHDLVVLSGAHTIGIGHCNLFSNRLFNFTGKGDQDPSLNPTYVEFLKTKCQGLSDTTTTVEMDPNSSTDFNSDYYPILLQNKGLFTSDATLLTTKQSRNIVNELVSQNKFFTEFAQSMKRMGAIGVLSGSDGEIRRKCSIVN is encoded by the exons ATGAAGATGAGATTCTTCCTTGTAGCCTCTATGATGCTTCTCAGTTTCCTTGAGATTAGTGAAGGAGGCAGTCTCAGGAAGAATTTCTATAAGAAATCATGTCCTCAAGCTGAGGACATTGTGAAGAACATAACCCAACAACATGTTTTTTCAAGGCCTGAGCTTCCGGCCAAGTTGCTAAGATTACATTTTCATGACTGTTTTGTTAGG GGGTGTGATGCTTCGGTTTTAATAGAGTCCACTGCAAGTAACACTGCGGAGAAGGATGCTATTCCTAATTTATCGTTATCAGGCTTCGATGTGGTACAGGATATCAAAGATGCTGTGGAAGCAAAGTGTCCTGGAATTGTTTCATGTGCTGATATACTTGCACTCACTGCTAGAGATGCTGTTTCTGTCCaa TTTAATAATAAACAAAAGTGGGAAGTGCTTACTGGTAGAAGAGATGGTACTGTCTCCAAAAGCTCTGAAGCACTCATCAATATCCCAGCACCTTTCCATAACATCACAACACTCGGACAAATCTTTGCTAGTAAAAAGCTTACTCTTCATGACTTGGTTGTATTATCAG GAGCACACACAATTGGAATAGGACATTGCAACTTATTCAGCAACAGGCTTTTCAACTTCACTGGAAAAGGTGATCAAGATCCTTCTCTGAATCCAACTTATGTCGAATTCTTGAAGACCAAGTGCCAAGGTTTAAGTGATACCACCACAACGGTGGAGATGGATCCTAATAGTTCAACAGACTTTAACAGCGACTATTATCCTATCCTTCTCCAAAACAAAGGTCTATTCACATCAGATGCTACTCTTCTCACAACCAAACAGTCAAGAAACATTGTGAATGAATTGGTTTCACAAAACAAATTCTTCACTGAGTTTGCTCAGTCAATGAAGAGGATGGGAGCCATTGGTGTCCTTTCTGGTTCAGATGGAGAGATCAGGAGGAAATGCTCTATTGTTAATTAA
- the LOC131610869 gene encoding NPL4-like protein 1 gives MMLRIRSRDGLERVKLENPNATKISDLKSIIEKQLRIPTHNQTLSTNQNLLLAKSLEDLHRFTDMSNPNTPLSALNLSHGSIVFLAYEGERRVQGPAAFSPAGSFGKKMTMDDLIAKQMRVGRQENPHCEIVSFDRDCANAFQHYVNETLAFAVKRGGFMYGTVSEEGKVEVNFIYEPPQQGLEENLMFFRDSEEEKYVEAIAAGLGMRRVGFIFTQSVSQAKKDYTLSYREVLQAAEYHAESGLKEWVTAVVKLEVNEEAGGADVHFEAFQMSDVCIRLFKEGWFDIEVKEDHDPKLSVMKKDVVVGVKDTKEVDNDFFLVVVKIADHQGPLSSTFPVENRIIQVTANALKNHLERTKSLPFVKRISDFHLLLVLSRVLDVNADVPALTECVLTQSAVPEGYQILIESMASAA, from the exons atgaTGCTCCGAATTCGAAGCCGTGACGGCCTTGAACGAGTAAAACTAGAAAACCCAAACGCCACAAAAATCTCCGACCTCAAATCCATAATTGAAAAACAATTGCGAATCCCCACTCACAACCAAACCCTCTCCACTAACCAAAACCTCTTACTCGCCAAATCCCTCGAAGATCTTCACCGATTCACCGATATGTCAAACCCTAACACTCCTTTATCAGCTTTAAACCTCTCCCACGGTTCAATCGTGTTTTTAGCCTACGAAGGCGAACGTAGGGTTCAGGGACCGGCAGCTTTTAGTCCTGCTGGTTCATTCGGTAAGAAGATGACCATGGATGATCTCATCGCGAAACAGATGCGGGTTGGGAGGCAAGAGAATCCGCATTGCGAAATTGTTTCGTTTGATCGCGATTGCGCTAACGCGTTTCAGCACTATGTGAATGAGACTCTGGCTTTTGCTGTTAAGCGAGGTGGGTTTATGTATGGGACTGTTTCTGAGGAGGGGAAGGTTGAGGTGAATTTTATATATGAGCCGCCGCAGCAAGGGTTGGAGGAGAATCTTATGTTTTTTAGGGATTCGGAGGAGGAGAAATATGTGGAAGCTATTGCGGCGGGGTTGGGGATGAGGAGGGTTGGGTTTATTTTTACTCAGAGTGTGAGTCAGGCGAAAAAGGATTATACTTTGTCGTATAGGGAAGTGTTGCAGGCGGCTGAGTATCATGCTGAGAGTGGTTTGAAGGAGTGGGTTACTGCGGTGGTGAAGCTTGAGGTGAATGAGGAAGCTGGTGGTGCTGATGTGCATTTTGAGGCTTTTCAGATGAGTGATGTGTGTATTAGGTTGTTTAAGGAAGGTTGGTTTGATATTGAGGTTAAGGAGGATCATGATCCTAAGTTGTCTGTGATGAAGAAGGATGTGGTTGTTGGGGTTAAGGATACTAAAGAGGTTGATAATGATTTCTTCTTGGTGGTTGTTAAAATCGCTGATCATCAG GGTCCTCTTTCATCAACATTTCCCGTTGAGAACCGGATAATTCAAGTGACTGCAAATGCGCTGAAGAATCATCTTGAACGGACTAAAAGTCTTCCATTTGTGAAACGAATTTCagattttcatcttcttctcgTACTATCAAGGGTTTTGGACGTGAATGCTGATGTTCCTGCATTGACAGAATGTGTACTGACACAGAGTGCTGTACCAGAAGGTTACCAGATCCTTATTGAGTCCATGGCTAGTGCTGCTTAG
- the LOC131610870 gene encoding sister-chromatid cohesion protein 3, translated as MEDQPPPSEASTRRPKRGRPPKQTYREVDLDEDMEERESSPEDFSEARPIPKPKRSRNNDGAAPSASLKPTDQTMIEAIKVNGKLIPHVVKLWVESYEKDPRSALVELLTMLFEACGVKYHAKSDLMHEIAVDDVVVDLVNSAKRGEVEDYLNSKKKEFKNFKENLESFWDNLVRECQHGPLFDQVLFDKCMDYIIALSCTPPRVYRQVASLMGLSLVTSYITVANMLGVQRETTRRQLDAEKKKLTEGPRIESLNKRFSEMHEKITLLEEMMRKIFTGLFVHRYRDIDPNIRMSCIESLGAWILSYPSLFLQDLYLKYLGWTLNDKIAGVRKASIRALQNLYDMDDNVQTLGLFTERFSGRMIELADDIDVAVAVQAIGLVKQLFRHQLIPEDDLGPLYDLLIDDPPEIRHAIGALVYDHLIAQKFNSSQSRSIGENDNSSEVHLNRMLRILDEFPPDPILTIYVIDDVWDYMKAMKDWKCIISMLLDENSSISDKSATNLVRLLCASVKKAVGERIVPAVDNRKQYHSKAQKEVFENNKQDITVAMMKSYPSLLRKFISDKAKVSLLVEIVLYMNLEFYSLKRQEQNFKTVLQLMKEAFFKHGDMDPLRACLKAINFCCIESRGELQDFARNKLKELEDEIISKLKSAIKEVVDGGDEYSLLVNLRRLYELQLFKHVPIDSIYEDIVMVLRDFRNMEDEVVGFLLQNMYFHLIWCLQSIIDGKSVSAASITSLLSKRDTLLQELVYFVVNLANDSNGGKSGSELARRVCTLLAETWCVHSPAMLFKTKLERLGYQPNAYEVQKFWELCQLQFNVSDEVEEDDVNKEYSEETNRYSVIIAACKLIVKNVVPKDYLAPEIISHFVMHGTRVTEIVKYLITFFKTSEDDLGAIFLEALKKAYLRPTVDNAENDNISSVNSFSGCKKLAAQLSGTFIGAARNKHRSDILKLVKDGIEYAFVDAPKHLSFLEAAVIHFVQKLPSSDVLEIMKDVERRTENVNKDENPSGWRPYCTFIEALREKCAKNEVFQDEKEGVSVKRRGRPRKLQPMPGKKLFNEHNSSEDEDSISASEQDAQDERGRQEEEVEGTPLIHSARVSKSRALQVSREESKGQTKTGNSVRAVDNISASRTSGASN; from the exons ATGGAAGATCAACCTCCACCTTCCGAAGCTTCAACTCGCCGTCCC AAGAGGGGTAGACCTCCGAAGCAAACGTACAGGGAAGTTGATCTAGATGAAGATATGGAGGAGCGAGAGAGCTCGCCTGAAGATTTCTCCGAAGCACGTCCGATTCCGAAACCTAAGCGGAGTCGGAATAATGATGGAGCTGCTCCGAGTGCTTCACTTAAACCTACTGATCAGACTATGATTG AGGCGATCAAAGTTAACGGCAAACTTATTCCTCATGTGGTCAAACTTTGGGTTGAAAGCTACGAAAAGGATCCACGATCTGCATTGGTTGAACTCTTGACAATGCTGTTTGAG GCATGTGGAGTCAAGTATCACGCCAAAAGTGACCTCATGCATGAGATTgccgttgatgatgttgttgttgatcttgtcAACTCTGCTAAAAGG GGTGAAGTTGAAGATTATCTAAATTCCAAAAAGAAGGAGTTTAAAAACTTCAAAGAGAATCTAGAATCATTCTGGGATAATTTGGTCCGTGAATGTCAACATGGACCATTGTTTGACCAGGTTTTATTTGACAAGTGCATGGACTACATCATTGCACTTTCATG CACCCCTCCAAGAGTTTATCGTCAAGTTGCTTCATTGATGGGTCTTTCATTGGTTACATCATATATTACTGTTGCTAATATGCTTGGAGTACAGAGAGAGACTACTCGTCGACAATTAGATGCTGAAAAGAAGAAATTAACTGAAGGGCCTCGGATAGAGTCACTAAATAAAAGGTTTTCTGAAATGCATGAGAAAATAACGCTGTTGGAGGAGATGATGCGCAAGATATTTACTGG GTTATTTGTGCATCGCTACAGAGACATTGACCCCAATATTAGAATGTCATGCATTGAGTCACTCGGTGCATGGATCCTGTCATACCCGTCACTTTTTTTGCAGGATTTGTACTTGAAATATCTTGGGTGGACGCTGAATGACAAA ATTGCTGGTGTAAGAAAGGCTTCAATACGAGCACTGCAAAATCTTTATGATATGGATGATAATGTACAGACCCTTGGTTTGTTTACTGAGAGATTTTCTGGCCGGATGATTGAGCTTGCTGATGACATTGACGTTGCTGTGGCTGTTCAGGCCATTGGCCTTGTTAAACAACTGTTTAG ACACCAGCTTATTCCTGAAGATGACTTGGGTCCTTTGTATGATTTGCTGATTGACGATCCTCCAGAAATCAGGCACGCCATTGGAGCATTAGTATATGATCACTTGATTGCTCAAAAATTTAATAGCTCCCAATCAAGATCAATAG GTGAAAATGACAattcttctgaggttcatcttAACAGAATGTTGCGAATTCTGGATGAGTTCCCACCAGATCCAATTTTGACAATTTATGTTATTGATGACGTGTGGGATTACATGAAAGCTATGAAG GATTGGAAGTGCATCATATCCATGCTCCTTGATGAAAATTCATCAATCTCTGACAAGAGTGCAACAAACTTGGTTCGTCTCCTGTGTGCATCAGTGAAAAAGGCTGTTGGAGAGAGAATAGTTCCTGCTGTTGATAACAGAAAGCAGTACCACAGCAAAGCCCAGAAA GaagtatttgaaaataataaacagGATATAACTGTTGCCATGATGAAGAGTTACCCATCACTCTTGCGGAAATTTATTTCAGATAAAGCTAAAGTATCATTGCTGGTCGAGATTgttttgtatatgaaccttgaGTTTTATTCCTTGAAGAGGCAGGAACAG AATTTCAAAACTGTTCTCCAGCTTATGAAAGAGGCATTTTTTAAGCATGGTGACATGGACCCTCTGAGAGCTTGTCTGAAGGCAATTAATTTCTGTTGCATCGAAAGTCGAGGGGAATTGCAAGATTTTGCTCGAAATAAGTTAAAGGAACTCGAGGATGAAATTATTTCTAAGTTGAAATCTGCAATTAAAGAAGTGGTG GATGGGGGTGATGAATATTCTCTACTTGTAAATTTGAGAAGGTTGTATGAACTCCAACTGTTTAAACATGTGCCTATTGATAGCATATATGAAGACATTGTAATGGTGCTACGTGATTTTAGGAATATGGAGGATGAG GTTGTTGGTTTCCTGCTTCAGAACATGTATTTTCATCTGATTTGGTGTTTGCAGTCCATAATAGATGGAAAAAGTGTTTCTGCTGCATCCATAACTTCTCTCCTGTCTAAGCGTGATACTTTGTTACAAGAACTTGTATATTTTGTTGTTAACTTGGCAAATGACAGCAATGGTGGTAAAAGTGGAAGTGAACTTGCTCGCAGA GTATGCACTTTGCTTGCAGAAACATGGTGCGTACATAGTCCGGCAATGCTTTTTAAGACAAAGCTCGAAAGGTTGGGATATCAACCTAATGCATATGAGGTCCAGAAGTTCTGGGAACTTTGTCAACTGCAGTTTAATGTTTCAG ATGAGGTAGAAGAAGACGATGTAAACAAAGAATATTCAGAGGAGACAAATAGATATTCTGTTATAATTGCTGCTTGCAAACTGATTGTTAAAAATGTTGTCCCAAAG GATTATCTTGCTCCCGAGATTATTTCTCATTTTGTAATGCATGGAACACGTGTGACAGAGATTGTAAAATATCTGATCACATTTTTTAAAACATCCGAGGATGATTTGGGTGCCATTTTTCTTGAAGCACTTAAAAAG GCATATCTCCGGCCTACTGTCGATAATGCTGAAAATGACAATATTTCATCAGTAAACTCTTTCTCGGGATGTAAAAAATTGGCCGCTCAGCTTTCTGGAACTTTTATCGGTGCTGCTCGGAATAAGCACAGGTCAGACATTTTAAAACTTGTCAAGGATGGTATCGAGTATGCTTTTGTAGATGCTCCAAAACATTTGTCTTTTCTGGAAGCGGCAGTGATCCATTTTGTACAAAAACTCCCTTCATCTGATGTGTTGGAAAT TATGAAGGATGTTGAAAGGCGAACCGAAAATGTAAATAAAGACGAAAACCCCAGTGGCTGGCGTCCCTATTGCACATTTATTGAGGCCTTGCGGGAAAAATGTGCAAAGAACGAAGTCTTTCAAG ATGAAAAAGAAGGGGTTTCTGTTAAGCGTCGGGGTCGTCCACGGAAATTGCAACCCATGCCAGGAAAGAAGCTTTTTAATGAGCATAACTCAAGTGAAGATGAAGATTCGATTAGTGCATCTGAACAAGATGCTCAAGATGAAAGGGGGAGGCAAGAGGAGGAAGTTGAAGGCACTCCTTTGATACATTCAGCCAGGGTCTCAAAGTCAAGGGCACTGCAAGTTTCTAGAGAGGAAAGCAAAGGTCAGACAAAGACTGGAAATTCTGTGAGAGCTGTGGACAATATATCTGCTTCTAGAACATCAG GAGCTTCAAACTAG